Proteins from a single region of Gordonia hongkongensis:
- a CDS encoding 1,4-dihydroxy-2-naphthoate polyprenyltransferase — protein sequence MATPSQWIQGARPRTLPNAIAPVVVGVGAALHSGDVTWWKSVLALAVAVAFIIGVNFANDYSDGVRGTDDDRVGPMRLVGSGAASPRAVKTAAFLCFGIGAVCGLLLAIATAWWLVLVGAICIAGAWFYTGGKRPYGYAGWGEVAVFTFFGLVAVLGTQFVSAGRIDWVGLAGAVGIGAISSSVLVVNNLRDIPSDTESGKITLAVRLGDARTRILFAVLLLTPLAMSVVLAFATPWALLGLVTFPLLWQAYAPVRTGAAGPGLIPSIGTTGKAMLAWAVVIAVALALT from the coding sequence GTGGCTACCCCCTCGCAGTGGATCCAGGGCGCTCGTCCGCGCACGCTCCCCAACGCGATCGCGCCGGTCGTGGTCGGTGTCGGCGCAGCGCTGCACTCCGGCGACGTCACGTGGTGGAAGTCCGTACTCGCGCTGGCGGTGGCCGTCGCGTTCATCATCGGCGTGAACTTCGCCAACGACTACTCCGACGGCGTGCGGGGGACCGACGACGATCGGGTCGGTCCGATGCGCCTGGTCGGGTCGGGCGCCGCGTCGCCGAGGGCCGTGAAGACCGCCGCGTTCCTGTGCTTCGGGATCGGGGCGGTCTGCGGGCTGCTCCTCGCGATCGCGACGGCGTGGTGGCTCGTGCTGGTCGGCGCGATCTGCATCGCCGGCGCCTGGTTCTACACCGGCGGCAAACGCCCCTACGGCTACGCCGGCTGGGGCGAGGTCGCGGTGTTCACCTTCTTCGGGCTCGTGGCCGTCCTCGGCACCCAGTTCGTCTCCGCCGGCCGCATCGACTGGGTCGGACTGGCCGGCGCAGTCGGCATCGGCGCGATCTCGAGCAGCGTGCTGGTCGTCAACAACCTCCGAGACATCCCCAGCGACACCGAATCCGGCAAGATCACCCTCGCCGTGCGCCTCGGTGACGCCCGGACCCGGATCCTGTTCGCCGTGCTTCTGCTGACCCCGCTCGCGATGAGCGTGGTCCTGGCGTTCGCGACCCCCTGGGCGCTGCTCGGCCTGGTGACGTTCCCGCTGCTGTGGCAGGCCTACGCCCCGGTCCGGACCGGAGCGGCCGGACCGGGACTGATCCCGTCGATCGGGACGACCGGCAAGGCGATGCTCGCCTGGGCGGTCGTCATTGCGGTTGCGCTCGCGCTCACCTGA
- a CDS encoding type IV toxin-antitoxin system AbiEi family antitoxin domain-containing protein, whose translation MHLPPDFRAFALDQDGVFTAADARGHGINRSAVHRRVRAGEWVSVHPRVYRLADHPETDRTRIRTATLAVGTHGVLSGLAAAWWHGIVEAPPALPTVTALRGRHGHPVTGVRILNRALADADVLTRDGLPVTGVALSVLEGAVEGGIEVIDSALQQRRTTVERLVEAYERRRRCVGAADMGPMVELLESGARSAAERLAVTILRTAGIEGWVANHPTCGYEIDFAFLDRMVAVEIDGFAFHRDAKTFQRDRTRRNALIAAGWTVLNYTWGDLRDRAEYVATSISQALATAA comes from the coding sequence ATGCATCTTCCGCCGGACTTTCGGGCGTTCGCCCTCGACCAGGACGGCGTGTTCACCGCTGCCGATGCCCGCGGACACGGCATCAACCGGTCGGCGGTGCACCGTCGGGTGCGGGCCGGCGAGTGGGTATCGGTGCATCCTCGTGTCTATCGGCTCGCCGACCACCCCGAGACCGACCGCACGCGAATCCGGACCGCGACGCTTGCCGTCGGCACTCACGGGGTCCTCTCGGGACTCGCTGCCGCATGGTGGCATGGGATCGTCGAAGCCCCACCCGCCTTGCCCACGGTCACCGCTCTCCGCGGCCGCCACGGTCATCCGGTGACGGGAGTCCGGATTCTCAACCGCGCTCTCGCCGACGCCGACGTGCTGACCCGGGACGGGCTACCGGTCACCGGGGTCGCGTTGTCGGTTTTGGAGGGTGCGGTAGAGGGCGGCATCGAGGTCATCGATTCCGCGCTGCAGCAGCGGCGCACCACGGTCGAGCGTCTCGTCGAGGCCTACGAGCGGCGACGCCGTTGCGTCGGCGCGGCGGACATGGGTCCGATGGTCGAGCTGCTGGAATCGGGTGCGCGGTCGGCCGCCGAGCGTCTCGCTGTCACGATCCTCCGGACCGCGGGTATCGAAGGGTGGGTGGCGAACCATCCGACCTGTGGGTACGAGATCGACTTCGCCTTCCTCGACCGGATGGTGGCGGTGGAGATCGACGGGTTCGCCTTCCACCGCGACGCGAAGACGTTTCAGCGTGACCGCACCCGACGCAATGCGCTCATCGCGGCGGGTTGGACGGTGCTGAACTACACCTGGGGTGACCTCCGCGACCGAGCGGAGTACGTCGCTACGTCGATCTCCCAGGCACTTGCGACCGCCGCCTGA
- the menE gene encoding o-succinylbenzoate--CoA ligase codes for MLDHADDLRAILDGSSASLPVPDDARAAAELASALQVGAPIDDPVSLVVSTSGSTGTPKGAQHSPATLAASSRATADHLGGPGNWLLALAPHHIAGLQVLLRALTAGQTPVVLDMRAGFDPEVYARAVRDFEGPRRYTSLVPTQLVKVLDQPAATAASRELDAILVGGAATPKPLWYRAIDEGLPVVATYGMSETAGGCVYDGRPLDGVAVRIADPAPEGVGRVLLGGPVVASGYRNLPDHPAFAEPGWFRTDDLGRVDDAGLLSIVGRADEAISTGGLTVVPQVVEAVIADDPAVAECVVVGLPDDRLGEAVTAFVVVRPGERIDVNRIRGSVTERLDKYAAPRRVVELDALPLRGPGKYDRRALRARFGAQM; via the coding sequence GTGCTCGACCACGCCGATGACCTCCGGGCGATCCTCGACGGTTCCTCGGCCTCCCTGCCCGTGCCCGACGACGCCCGCGCCGCAGCCGAACTCGCCTCGGCGCTGCAGGTGGGCGCACCCATCGACGACCCCGTGTCCCTCGTCGTCTCGACGTCGGGGTCGACGGGCACCCCCAAGGGTGCGCAGCACTCTCCCGCGACCCTCGCCGCGTCGTCGCGGGCCACCGCCGATCATCTGGGCGGGCCGGGCAACTGGCTGCTGGCGCTGGCCCCGCACCACATCGCCGGCCTGCAGGTCCTGCTCCGCGCGCTGACCGCCGGGCAGACGCCGGTGGTCCTGGACATGCGGGCCGGTTTCGATCCCGAGGTCTACGCCCGCGCCGTACGCGACTTCGAGGGTCCGCGGCGATACACCTCGCTGGTACCCACCCAGCTCGTCAAGGTTCTCGACCAGCCCGCCGCGACCGCCGCCTCGCGGGAGCTCGACGCCATCCTCGTCGGCGGTGCGGCGACCCCGAAACCGTTGTGGTACAGAGCGATCGACGAAGGTCTGCCGGTCGTCGCGACATACGGGATGAGCGAGACCGCCGGAGGGTGCGTCTATGACGGGCGACCCCTCGACGGCGTCGCGGTCCGCATCGCCGATCCGGCACCCGAGGGCGTCGGGCGCGTGCTGCTCGGCGGTCCCGTCGTCGCCTCCGGCTATCGCAATCTGCCCGACCATCCGGCCTTCGCCGAGCCGGGCTGGTTCCGCACCGACGACCTCGGCCGCGTCGACGACGCCGGGCTGCTCTCGATCGTCGGCCGCGCCGACGAGGCCATCTCGACCGGCGGGCTGACCGTCGTACCGCAGGTCGTCGAGGCCGTGATCGCCGACGACCCGGCGGTTGCCGAATGCGTCGTCGTCGGACTCCCCGACGACCGGCTCGGCGAGGCGGTCACCGCGTTCGTCGTCGTCCGTCCCGGAGAACGCATCGACGTCAACCGCATTCGCGGTTCGGTCACCGAGCGGCTCGACAAGTACGCGGCCCCCCGGCGGGTCGTCGAACTCGACGCCCTCCCCCTCCGCGGACCCGGCAAGTACGACCGTCGCGCGTTACGGGCCCGCTTCGGTGCGCAGATGTAG
- a CDS encoding DUF3349 domain-containing protein, translated as MDRPTLLQKVVEWLRAGYPDGVPHNDYIPLVALLRRQLTDDEVSQVSAELARESPPPPEPISRTDAAVKITHYTHELPHEDDIARVRAHLVARGWPFSDEPDPDGDGPTDGDLP; from the coding sequence GTGGACCGCCCGACACTTCTGCAGAAGGTCGTGGAGTGGTTGCGCGCCGGCTACCCCGACGGCGTCCCGCACAACGACTACATACCGCTCGTGGCGCTGCTGCGCCGGCAGCTGACCGACGACGAGGTCAGCCAGGTGTCGGCGGAGCTGGCCCGCGAGTCCCCGCCGCCACCCGAACCGATATCGCGGACCGACGCGGCGGTGAAGATCACCCACTACACCCATGAACTGCCGCACGAGGACGACATCGCGCGGGTACGCGCGCACCTCGTCGCCCGCGGATGGCCGTTCAGCGACGAGCCCGATCCTGACGGGGACGGTCCGACCGATGGGGACCTGCCCTGA
- a CDS encoding inorganic phosphate transporter, translated as MSGEMLILVLLVVTALGFDFTNGFHDTGNAMATSIATGALKPKVAVGLSAVLNLVGAFLSVEVAATITKDVLNIQQTSGPDAGELVAGLSATTALLIIFAGLIGGILWNLFTWLFGLPSSSSHALFGGLIGSGLAAIGVSGINWSGITSKILIPALAAPVIACLVAACGTWLVFAITRRIADRQKEDGFRYGQVATASLVSLAHGTGDAQKTMGVIAMALIATGHLEASSVSHGLPFWVVFSCAAAIAIGTYLGGWRIIRTLGKGLVEITSPQGMAAEASSAAIILTSSAAGMALSTTQVATGSILGSGVGRKGAQVRWSVAGRMAVAWVTTLPAAGAVGAACYFLAHLFGEVTGALIIFAILVVASGYMYWRAQENKVDHENVNDAWEGEALAGEEWEEAVATETDDTTLPLPPVIPAEIIVQHDPERSA; from the coding sequence ATGAGCGGCGAGATGCTGATCCTGGTGCTGTTGGTGGTCACAGCCCTCGGCTTCGATTTCACCAACGGCTTCCACGACACCGGCAACGCGATGGCGACGTCGATCGCCACCGGCGCCCTGAAGCCGAAGGTCGCGGTCGGGCTGTCGGCGGTGCTCAACCTGGTCGGCGCCTTCCTGTCCGTGGAGGTCGCGGCCACCATCACCAAGGACGTGCTGAACATCCAGCAGACCTCGGGACCCGACGCCGGGGAGCTGGTGGCCGGCTTGTCGGCGACGACGGCGCTGCTCATCATCTTCGCGGGCCTGATCGGCGGCATCCTGTGGAATCTCTTCACCTGGCTTTTCGGGCTGCCCTCGAGTTCGTCCCACGCCCTGTTCGGCGGGCTGATCGGTTCGGGCCTGGCCGCGATCGGTGTCAGCGGGATCAACTGGTCCGGGATCACCTCCAAGATCCTCATCCCCGCGCTGGCCGCACCGGTCATCGCCTGTCTGGTCGCGGCGTGCGGAACCTGGCTGGTCTTCGCGATCACCCGCCGGATCGCCGACCGGCAGAAGGAGGACGGCTTCCGCTACGGGCAGGTCGCCACCGCATCGCTGGTCTCGCTGGCCCACGGCACCGGAGACGCCCAGAAGACGATGGGTGTCATCGCGATGGCCCTCATCGCCACCGGACACCTCGAGGCGTCGAGCGTCAGCCACGGACTCCCCTTCTGGGTGGTGTTCAGCTGCGCCGCCGCCATCGCGATCGGCACCTACCTGGGCGGCTGGCGGATCATCCGCACCCTCGGCAAGGGACTCGTCGAGATCACCTCGCCGCAGGGCATGGCCGCCGAGGCGTCGTCGGCCGCCATCATCCTCACCTCGAGTGCCGCGGGCATGGCGCTCTCGACCACCCAGGTCGCGACCGGCTCCATCCTGGGTTCGGGGGTCGGCCGCAAAGGCGCCCAGGTCCGCTGGTCGGTCGCCGGCCGGATGGCCGTCGCCTGGGTGACGACCCTGCCCGCCGCCGGCGCGGTCGGTGCCGCCTGCTACTTCCTCGCGCACCTGTTCGGCGAAGTCACCGGGGCCCTCATCATCTTCGCGATCCTGGTGGTCGCGTCGGGCTACATGTACTGGCGCGCGCAGGAGAACAAGGTCGACCACGAGAACGTCAACGACGCCTGGGAGGGCGAGGCCCTCGCGGGCGAGGAGTGGGAGGAAGCGGTCGCCACCGAGACGGACGACACGACCCTCCCGCTGCCGCCGGTCATCCCGGCCGAGATCATCGTGCAGCACGACCCGGAGAGGAGCGCCTGA
- a CDS encoding LLM class F420-dependent oxidoreductase, with translation MTSMKLGMPINYAGDFRETINNLADFEAAGVQRIAVPEAYSFDAVSQLGYIAAKTETMELQTAILPMYSRTPTNLAMTAAGLDYISGGRAVLGIGASGPQVIEGFHGVKYDYPLGRAREHAEICRMVWRREKLDYQGKHYTLPLDEEHGGSGLGKSLKIINHPVRDNIPLLLAAIGPKNIELAAEMFDELQPILFHPEQIDAAFGESLAAGKAKRDPSLGDLGIVVQATARISDDAEQIDNAKQLVRHHAALYIGGMGARGKNFYNQLAIRYGYTDEAKLIQDLYLDGKKMEAAAAVPEDLVTSMSLIGSKAQVAERVAAFREAGVTCILASPTAPTHAERVTEVEHLRDIFGG, from the coding sequence ATGACATCGATGAAGCTGGGCATGCCGATCAACTACGCGGGCGACTTCCGCGAGACCATCAACAACCTCGCGGACTTCGAAGCCGCGGGCGTGCAGCGCATCGCGGTTCCGGAGGCCTACAGCTTCGACGCCGTCTCGCAGCTGGGGTACATCGCGGCCAAGACCGAGACGATGGAACTGCAGACCGCGATCCTGCCGATGTACTCGCGGACGCCCACCAACCTGGCGATGACCGCGGCCGGCCTCGACTACATCAGCGGCGGTCGCGCGGTGCTCGGTATCGGCGCATCCGGTCCGCAGGTGATCGAGGGATTCCACGGCGTCAAGTACGACTACCCGCTGGGACGCGCCCGCGAGCACGCCGAGATCTGCCGGATGGTCTGGCGCCGCGAGAAGCTGGACTACCAGGGCAAGCACTACACGTTGCCGCTCGACGAGGAGCATGGCGGCTCGGGACTGGGCAAGTCCCTGAAGATCATCAATCACCCCGTACGCGACAACATCCCGTTGCTCCTCGCCGCCATCGGCCCGAAGAACATCGAGTTGGCCGCGGAGATGTTCGACGAGCTGCAGCCGATCCTGTTCCACCCCGAGCAGATCGACGCGGCCTTCGGTGAGTCGCTGGCGGCGGGCAAGGCCAAGCGCGATCCGTCGCTGGGGGATCTGGGCATCGTCGTCCAGGCCACCGCCCGCATCTCCGACGACGCCGAGCAGATCGACAACGCCAAGCAGCTCGTGCGCCATCATGCCGCCCTGTACATCGGCGGGATGGGCGCCCGTGGGAAGAACTTCTACAACCAGCTCGCCATCCGCTACGGCTACACCGACGAGGCGAAGCTGATCCAGGACCTCTACCTCGACGGCAAGAAGATGGAGGCCGCCGCCGCGGTCCCCGAGGACCTCGTCACGTCGATGTCGCTGATCGGTTCCAAGGCCCAGGTGGCCGAGCGGGTCGCGGCGTTCCGGGAGGCCGGTGTCACGTGCATCCTGGCCTCGCCCACCGCGCCGACCCACGCCGAGCGCGTCACCGAGGTCGAGCACCTGCGCGACATCTTCGGGGGCTGA
- a CDS encoding YdcF family protein, with amino-acid sequence MKRALRVLVGVLVVAIVASAVLGYQLFTRDHQDPLRKVDAIVVLGGEHDGREAYGIELARRGYANHVLISDPYRPYTEFDAMMPGACSAGTATITVTCFEPEPSTTRGEAMYVRQMAREHNWDDVIVISWSYHLVRARFIFGQCFDGDVVMHAVPRDYSANPVLWAGVYAYQYGGLAKAAVLGC; translated from the coding sequence ATGAAACGCGCTCTCCGGGTCCTCGTCGGCGTCCTGGTCGTCGCCATTGTGGCCTCCGCCGTACTCGGCTACCAGTTGTTCACCCGCGACCACCAGGACCCGCTGCGCAAGGTGGACGCCATCGTCGTCCTGGGCGGCGAACACGACGGCCGCGAGGCCTACGGAATCGAGCTAGCGCGAAGGGGTTACGCCAATCACGTGCTGATCTCCGATCCCTACCGGCCGTATACGGAGTTCGACGCCATGATGCCCGGCGCCTGTTCGGCGGGGACCGCCACCATCACCGTCACGTGCTTCGAGCCGGAGCCCTCGACGACGCGCGGGGAGGCGATGTACGTCCGGCAGATGGCCCGGGAGCACAACTGGGACGACGTCATCGTCATCAGTTGGAGCTACCACCTGGTGCGGGCCCGGTTCATCTTCGGCCAGTGCTTCGACGGCGACGTCGTCATGCACGCGGTACCGCGCGACTACAGCGCCAACCCGGTTCTGTGGGCCGGCGTCTACGCGTACCAGTACGGCGGCCTGGCGAAGGCCGCCGTACTGGGTTGCTAG